A segment of the Lolium perenne isolate Kyuss_39 chromosome 3, Kyuss_2.0, whole genome shotgun sequence genome:
TTGGAATGTGTCTTTGCTTAATGATTTTCATAAAACATTCCCTTTCTTCAAGGATCTACGAGGTGTAATATCCTCTTTAGAGGCTTTCGCCTCTCAATTCACCTCCCTGGAGGCAGACAAAATTCGGCTGCAAGAGGAGACTAAGTCTTCCTCTTCAAAGCTGGATGGCGCCATCAAAAAGGCCGCCATAGCCcgccaggaggtcgactccctgaaaGAAGAGTTGAACAAGCTGAAGGAaaggctgaaggaggaggaagctcgagcggcagaaaaggatgaactccttcgtcagtcTGCCTTAGCCCTGCTTGGTAAGTTCCTATATCTCTTCTAGATTACCATTTTCTATGGATCTTGTTTCTTTGTCAACAATTTCCTTTAATCTCTTTGCAGAGGCCGCCAGCATCCCTGCTACTGCCTTGGACAAAGTTCCAGGCAACTCCCCGGCAAATGGTGTGTCAATGGTTCTTGCCACCCACCAGCTTTCCCGGGAGCTGCTTGACAAGGGaaagggtgctctggcgcggatgcattcaatgatattccccaaggccaagcaggagaagactctgggacagctgattgatgccttcgcagtcgacaccaaggaggtcatcgaggtattcaagcgcacctcacgtacctatggtgcccttcttgccttccaacttatgatgggttacggctttaaggctgacatcgaagaaatgactaaggagctgccgaaagagaaaGATGGGCGTCTTGTTAACTTAAGCGCTTTTACAGCGTCCGCCCgtacttgtgctcgccagctccttgattTAGTTTCGTCGGGAAAGGCATCGGCTGGCCCCAGCCTGTCGACTCAGACTCAGGCTCCTTGATTATTGTAACAATTTTATCCTTGGGCTAGTATGAAACATTATTCTGTTGCGAGAACTCAAGTTTGTAATAAACACttgtgctggcaatgttgccaacaTACTTTTGTCATAATATCTTCATTTGTACTTCTTCTGATAGAAATTTCTTGtacctctcccgatgggagttatgttGGATGCTTAATTTGTCCATGACCGTCATCCTTTTGACGCTGTTGCCTGCAGGTTTTCCCGGTGTCCTCGTTTGTTGATGACTCTTCGGGCGTTCTTCCCGAAGGTGATCGGGTCCAAcgaatgaaggatcggatcacacagatggagaaggacctgcgcagcacttacGCCTTGGCGGCAATTGTCAacaagaagggcgagattgcagccgacgtagagcggtatgctcttactgagctgcataaggctaccgagaGCTTGAACTGTGAGTCCTTTGATCTCTGCGCCCTTTGATTGATAGAATCTTAACTGATCCTTTGCTTACTTCTgtgccagtcatagctctgaaccgtgcagAGGAGAACAAACGGATTCACGAACGTGTGAATGTATTGACCCAGCTATCCtcatccgaagaaattttctggcgggagcactcgaaggcttcggctgtcgcgcgTTTTCAGGATCGGGTTCAGCAGGTTCATACCTTTTTTGACAAGTGCTATaaggctatgagggtggtttggaagacaatgtttcccttgaacgCAGTTCCTCCAACTCTCCttgctttgatgtctgaatttggtaaCGCCAAGAAGGTCCAAGAGTTGGTACGCGCGCATTTACGCTTGCCCTTGTACTTGCCCGTTATCCTTCGGCAGGTTTGCTGTCGATTGCCAACGCTACTGGGGACCTGGAgacgctgtacccgaaggtattgttgcctgccaacaTAGTTGTCGACATACTCGAGGAAGACTCaagggtacctgaagaaagagggactccacaagggtgatttcagggattTAATGTCCATTTTGTAAATAGAGAATTTGGCTATTTTATCCAAGTGTCTGGATTATGTGATGATGCCTTCTCGtttggtagatacatgcatatgtacttttaccat
Coding sequences within it:
- the LOC127339167 gene encoding uncharacterized protein, whose protein sequence is MVLATHQLSRELLDKGKGALARMHSMIFPKAKQEKTLGQLIDAFAVDTKEVIEVFKRTSRTYGALLAFQLMMGYGFKADIEEMTKELPKEKDGRLVNLSAFTASARTCARQLLDLVSSGKASAGPSLSTQTQAP